From Pueribacillus theae, one genomic window encodes:
- a CDS encoding 5-bromo-4-chloroindolyl phosphate hydrolysis family protein — MKALLQFILRSVAAFFSAGIVWPVSFFAFHQSFLLASFYALLGGGVVYFSLKQIEHFQHLRKNGLTRREYKFIEENLKEAKQKIVRLRKSMTSVRGISHIKQNFNMIRTVQKIYSNTKKEPRRFYQAERFFYSHLDSLVELTEKYAFLSSQPAKTKELSRSLRETREMISQINEAIEEDLRAMLVDDVDTLHFELDVAKQSVNRLKDTERRSSSERA, encoded by the coding sequence ATGAAAGCACTGCTTCAATTTATATTGCGTTCGGTAGCCGCTTTCTTTAGCGCCGGAATCGTTTGGCCGGTTAGCTTTTTTGCTTTTCACCAATCTTTTTTGTTGGCTAGTTTTTACGCTTTGCTTGGTGGAGGAGTTGTTTATTTTTCTTTAAAGCAAATCGAACATTTCCAGCATTTGCGAAAAAACGGCCTTACAAGAAGAGAGTACAAATTTATTGAGGAAAATTTAAAAGAAGCGAAGCAGAAAATTGTCAGGCTTCGAAAATCAATGACAAGTGTGCGGGGGATTTCTCACATCAAACAAAATTTCAACATGATTCGTACGGTCCAAAAAATTTATTCAAACACAAAAAAAGAACCGAGGCGTTTTTATCAAGCGGAACGTTTTTTCTATAGCCATTTAGACTCTCTCGTTGAATTAACAGAGAAATATGCCTTTCTATCCTCACAGCCCGCAAAAACGAAAGAACTTTCCAGATCTTTAAGGGAAACAAGAGAGATGATTTCTCAAATCAATGAAGCAATTGAAGAAGATTTACGGGCTATGTTAGTTGATGACGTTGATACATTACATTTTGAATTGGACGTAGCAAAGCAATCCGTGAATCGATTAAAAGACACCGAGAGGAGGTCGTCAAGTGAACGAGCATAA
- a CDS encoding acyl-CoA dehydrogenase family protein, which produces MVEVMKKGGSFLVEDVDAEDIITPEDFNEEQLMIAKTTADYVEKEVKPVHEKLENHEFEYSVQLLKKAGELGLLGADVPEGYGGLGLDKISSALITEKMGGAGGFGITHGAHVGIGSLPIVFFGNEEQKKKYLPKLATGELIAAYALTEPSSGSDALGAKTTAKLNDEGTHYILNGEKQWITNSGFADVFVVYAKIDGDKFSAFIVERNFEGVSTGVEEKKMGIKSSSTRTLILEDAKVPKENLLYEVGKGHVIAFNILNVGRYKLAVGAVGSSKIGIELAAKYANERKQFNTPISNFRLIQEKLANMAVKTYAAESSTYRTVGLFEQRFQNLSEEEKEDGTAVANAIAEYAIECSLNKFFASEVLDYVVDEAVQIHGGYGYMQEYEVERMYRDSRINRIFEGTNEINRLIVPGTLVKKAMKGELPLLQKAQELQAEIMALMPEEVGDEPLAQEKYLIKMAKKVFLSVAGMALQKLGKKLNDEQEVLANAADIVSEIYAMESAVLRTEKAINKDGLENSKIKLLLTEVYCQEAFNKIEAHAKESLLFIEEGDSLRMMMSVLRKLTRHNPINVIAKKREIAEAIIQEEKYVV; this is translated from the coding sequence TAATGAAGAACAGCTTATGATTGCTAAGACAACAGCAGATTATGTTGAAAAAGAAGTAAAGCCTGTCCATGAGAAGCTCGAAAACCACGAATTTGAATATTCCGTTCAACTGCTAAAAAAAGCCGGTGAACTCGGACTGCTAGGCGCCGATGTACCGGAAGGATATGGAGGCCTTGGCCTCGATAAAATCAGTTCAGCCTTGATTACTGAAAAAATGGGCGGAGCTGGCGGCTTCGGCATTACGCACGGCGCCCATGTCGGCATCGGTTCATTGCCGATTGTCTTTTTCGGAAATGAAGAGCAAAAGAAAAAATACCTTCCCAAACTGGCGACTGGTGAACTTATTGCCGCTTATGCACTGACAGAGCCTTCTTCAGGTTCTGACGCGCTGGGTGCAAAAACGACGGCAAAGCTGAATGATGAAGGTACTCACTACATTTTAAACGGTGAAAAACAATGGATCACAAACTCGGGATTTGCCGATGTATTTGTCGTCTATGCAAAAATTGACGGCGATAAATTCAGCGCGTTTATCGTTGAACGAAACTTCGAAGGGGTTTCTACCGGTGTGGAAGAGAAGAAGATGGGAATTAAAAGCTCTTCCACCCGTACATTGATTTTGGAAGATGCAAAAGTGCCAAAGGAAAATCTTCTTTATGAAGTTGGCAAAGGCCATGTTATCGCATTCAATATTTTAAATGTTGGGCGTTACAAGCTTGCTGTTGGCGCTGTAGGAAGTTCGAAAATCGGCATTGAACTTGCCGCAAAATATGCAAATGAACGCAAGCAGTTTAATACGCCAATTTCAAATTTCCGTCTTATCCAAGAGAAGCTTGCAAATATGGCGGTGAAAACATATGCGGCTGAAAGTTCCACATACCGTACTGTCGGCCTGTTTGAGCAGCGCTTCCAAAATCTTTCAGAAGAGGAAAAAGAGGATGGCACTGCCGTAGCCAATGCGATTGCGGAATATGCCATTGAATGCTCACTAAATAAATTTTTTGCGTCTGAAGTTTTGGACTACGTCGTTGATGAAGCGGTGCAAATTCACGGCGGATATGGCTATATGCAAGAATACGAAGTTGAGAGAATGTACCGTGATTCCCGCATTAACCGTATTTTTGAAGGAACAAACGAAATCAACCGCCTGATTGTACCGGGTACGCTTGTGAAAAAAGCGATGAAAGGCGAATTGCCGCTTTTACAAAAAGCACAAGAACTGCAAGCTGAAATCATGGCGTTAATGCCTGAAGAAGTGGGGGATGAGCCGTTAGCCCAGGAGAAATATTTGATCAAAATGGCGAAAAAAGTGTTCTTGTCTGTCGCAGGCATGGCGCTGCAAAAGCTTGGCAAAAAATTGAACGATGAGCAAGAAGTTCTTGCAAATGCAGCTGACATCGTAAGTGAAATTTACGCAATGGAATCGGCTGTGCTCCGTACGGAAAAGGCGATTAACAAAGACGGCCTGGAAAACAGCAAAATAAAACTGCTTTTGACAGAGGTTTACTGCCAGGAAGCATTCAATAAAATTGAAGCACACGCAAAAGAATCTCTATTGTTCATTGAGGAAGGCGACAGCTTGCGCATGATGATGTCAGTCCTTCGCAAACTAACACGCCACAACCCAATTAACGTCATCGCCAAAAAGCGCGAAATCGCAGAAGCGATCATTCAAGAAGAGAAATATGTGGTTTAA